In Saprospiraceae bacterium, a genomic segment contains:
- a CDS encoding SUMF1/EgtB/PvdO family nonheme iron enzyme codes for MKGKFFHLVFLLGSLLIVGACSKRSTDESSATGWKYNDPKWGGFEKVDYQGQITGPNLVLIEGGTFTMGLTEEDVTYEWNNIPRRVTVSSFYMDETEVSNINYREYIYWLNRVYKSYPEVFRQALPDTLVWREELAYNEPFVETYFRYPSYDEYPVVGVSWLQAVEYCKWRTNRVNEMILIEKGILNPNPEQVDADNFNTNSYLAGQYQGNVRKNLPDIQTGGERPVKFEDGILLPEYRLPTEAEWEYAALALKGKQSENKDELITDRRNFPWDGAGARYKRRDKYMGQILANFKRSHGDYMGMAGKLNDHAHIPAPAKSYYPNDFGLYNMGGNVAEWVADLFRPLTSTTLRDVENHDLNPFRGNEFKELILDESGNPVEKDSIGQLTYQVVSDSAVEFRENYNKADVKKYRDDDDELIKYQYGKSSLINEKSRVYKGGSWADRLFWLSPGARRFKDEDKSDRTIGFRCAMTRTGGPEGNDDAGGLDFNRKLPQTKRDYK; via the coding sequence ATGAAAGGCAAATTTTTCCATTTAGTCTTTCTGTTGGGCTCGTTATTGATAGTAGGAGCCTGCAGTAAAAGAAGCACAGACGAATCTTCAGCCACTGGCTGGAAGTACAATGACCCTAAGTGGGGCGGATTCGAAAAAGTTGATTATCAAGGTCAAATCACAGGTCCAAACTTGGTCCTCATTGAAGGGGGAACCTTTACAATGGGACTAACGGAAGAGGATGTAACCTATGAATGGAATAACATTCCAAGAAGGGTGACGGTATCTTCTTTCTATATGGATGAGACTGAGGTTTCCAATATCAACTATAGAGAATACATTTATTGGCTGAACAGGGTATACAAATCTTACCCTGAAGTTTTCAGACAAGCATTGCCGGATACTTTAGTTTGGCGTGAAGAATTGGCTTACAACGAACCATTCGTTGAGACTTATTTTAGGTATCCATCTTATGATGAATATCCGGTGGTAGGTGTTAGCTGGTTACAAGCTGTTGAATATTGTAAATGGCGTACCAACAGGGTCAATGAAATGATCCTTATCGAAAAGGGCATTCTGAACCCAAATCCGGAACAGGTTGATGCAGACAACTTCAACACCAATTCTTATTTGGCAGGACAGTACCAAGGAAATGTTCGCAAGAATTTACCCGACATTCAAACCGGAGGAGAAAGACCTGTGAAATTTGAGGATGGAATCCTTCTTCCAGAGTATCGCTTGCCAACAGAAGCCGAGTGGGAATATGCAGCTTTAGCTTTGAAAGGCAAACAATCAGAAAACAAAGATGAATTGATCACAGATCGCAGAAATTTCCCTTGGGATGGTGCAGGAGCGCGTTACAAGAGGAGAGATAAATACATGGGACAAATTTTGGCGAACTTCAAAAGATCACATGGTGATTATATGGGTATGGCCGGTAAATTAAATGACCACGCACATATCCCTGCTCCCGCTAAGTCATATTATCCTAATGATTTCGGACTCTATAACATGGGTGGAAACGTAGCAGAATGGGTTGCAGACTTGTTCAGACCTTTAACATCAACGACTTTGCGCGATGTTGAAAATCATGACCTGAACCCTTTTCGTGGTAACGAATTCAAAGAATTGATCCTCGATGAATCAGGTAATCCGGTTGAAAAAGACAGCATAGGCCAGTTGACTTATCAAGTGGTATCTGACTCTGCTGTTGAGTTCCGCGAGAACTATAATAAAGCAGATGTTAAAAAATACCGCGATGACGATGATGAATTGATCAAATATCAATATGGAAAATCTTCTTTGATCAATGAAAAGTCGCGGGTATACAAAGGAGGTTCCTGGGCAGATCGCTTGTTTTGGTTATCACCCGGAGCCAGAAGATTTAAAGATGAAGATAAATCTGACCGTACCATCGGTTTCCGTTGCGCGATGACGCGTACAGGAGGACCCGAAGGAAATGATGATGCAGGTGGTCTTGATTTTAATCGCAAATTGCCTCAAACGAAAAGAGACTATAAATAA
- a CDS encoding PorP/SprF family type IX secretion system membrane protein, translated as MCFIWTFDVQVQAQDPLFSQYYAMPMHINPGFSGISYAPHIEMIYRNQWPVLDKSSPAYVSYAVSYDQFFKDINSGLGFQLLADDAGGGLIKTLKAAFTYGYQAKISKGNYLRGGIELGGVQTRYGWDKYVFGDQLNPEFGAISPGGTPYPSQELRPNKIQSSYLDIGTGLLYFNPYFNVGFSAKHINSPSNDILQVNTAAYNGIPIRWVLHGSARIGLGKRTSRQVFINPSLLFARQSEFMQVNVGAQLEVSTVFGGLWYRMAKDNSDALIAVFGLRKGLWKFAYSFDYTTSSLGIGTGGSHELSIGMYLEEVFKQKSNISDCFEAFR; from the coding sequence ATGTGTTTTATCTGGACATTTGATGTTCAGGTGCAAGCGCAGGACCCATTGTTTAGTCAGTATTATGCAATGCCTATGCATATCAATCCGGGTTTTAGTGGTATCAGTTATGCTCCGCACATCGAAATGATCTACCGAAATCAATGGCCGGTTTTGGATAAATCTTCCCCGGCTTATGTAAGCTATGCTGTAAGTTATGATCAGTTTTTTAAAGACATCAATAGCGGTTTGGGTTTTCAATTGCTTGCTGATGATGCGGGTGGTGGATTAATTAAAACTTTAAAAGCAGCATTCACTTATGGTTATCAGGCTAAAATCAGCAAAGGCAATTACCTGAGAGGAGGTATAGAGCTTGGAGGGGTACAAACGAGATATGGTTGGGACAAATATGTTTTTGGAGATCAGCTAAATCCTGAATTTGGGGCCATTTCTCCTGGAGGAACCCCATATCCCAGTCAGGAATTGCGTCCCAATAAAATACAAAGTAGCTATCTTGATATTGGAACCGGACTGCTTTATTTTAATCCCTATTTTAATGTCGGCTTTTCAGCAAAACATATTAATTCGCCGAGTAATGATATCTTGCAAGTCAATACTGCAGCGTATAATGGGATACCTATTCGGTGGGTATTACATGGAAGTGCGAGGATTGGGCTTGGAAAAAGAACATCCAGGCAGGTATTTATTAACCCTTCTTTGTTGTTTGCCCGACAATCTGAATTTATGCAAGTTAATGTTGGGGCACAATTAGAAGTTAGCACGGTTTTTGGTGGACTTTGGTACCGAATGGCAAAAGACAATTCAGATGCCCTCATCGCCGTATTTGGATTGAGAAAGGGCCTGTGGAAGTTTGCTTACAGTTTCGATTATACGACTTCGTCGTTGGGGATTGGAACAGGTGGGAGCCATGAATTGAGTATTGGAATGTATCTTGAAGAAGTATTCAAGCAGAAAAGCAATATAAGTGATTGTTTTGAAGCATTTAGGTAG
- the murF gene encoding UDP-N-acetylmuramoyl-tripeptide--D-alanyl-D-alanine ligase, which yields MNYPESYNRYLQQDRKIFTDSRNVISGGVFLALKGPHFNANQFALSALDQGAAYAIVDEDLPYHPGLIRVENCLQELQTMAQLNRKLSKARIIAITGSNGKTTTKELCYSIFSKGFETLATIGNLNNHIGVPLTLLRITDQTEVAIIEMGANRTTEIDELCQIADPDVGLITSIGKAHLEGFGSYEAILKTKSELFRYLDIKKGACFYNLNDDSIRNIYTNADHHISFGDEQWAAMITGRLIQELPDIQLEFQGERIHSKLMGKYNYCNILCACALASWFGIETNKIKTGIEAYVPTNMRSEWKIHNGCNILLDAYNANPSSMHSSLETFANMDLPNKWVVLGEMAELGDYSEEEHLHLIHFASTKNFNKVIFIGTAFQNIQENDQLKYFTTNEDCKLWLQENWPESAAILIKGSRSSQLEKLIR from the coding sequence ATGAATTATCCGGAATCTTATAACAGGTATTTACAACAAGACAGAAAAATATTTACGGATAGCAGAAATGTTATTTCCGGTGGCGTCTTCCTTGCCCTGAAAGGTCCTCATTTCAATGCCAACCAATTTGCTTTATCTGCCTTAGATCAAGGAGCCGCTTATGCCATTGTAGATGAAGATCTGCCCTATCATCCGGGTTTGATTCGCGTCGAAAATTGTTTGCAGGAGTTGCAAACCATGGCTCAATTAAATAGAAAACTTTCGAAAGCCAGAATCATAGCTATAACTGGAAGTAATGGCAAAACGACTACTAAAGAACTTTGTTATAGCATTTTTTCTAAGGGCTTTGAGACCCTTGCAACGATTGGAAATCTAAACAATCATATTGGTGTCCCACTTACTCTTTTGCGCATTACGGATCAAACGGAAGTAGCTATTATCGAGATGGGCGCAAACAGGACAACTGAAATTGACGAGTTATGTCAAATAGCAGATCCAGATGTTGGATTAATTACCAGTATAGGAAAAGCTCATTTAGAAGGATTTGGTTCTTATGAAGCGATCCTAAAAACCAAATCGGAATTGTTCCGATATCTAGATATCAAAAAAGGTGCCTGCTTTTATAATCTTAATGATGACTCCATTCGAAATATTTATACAAATGCAGATCATCATATCAGTTTTGGCGACGAACAATGGGCAGCTATGATCACAGGACGATTGATTCAGGAATTGCCGGATATACAATTAGAATTCCAGGGTGAGCGAATACATTCAAAGCTCATGGGAAAGTATAACTATTGCAACATCCTTTGTGCTTGCGCATTAGCATCCTGGTTTGGAATCGAAACCAATAAAATAAAGACAGGTATAGAGGCTTATGTCCCAACGAACATGCGTTCAGAATGGAAGATACACAATGGGTGTAACATATTATTGGATGCCTATAATGCAAATCCGAGTTCGATGCATAGCAGTTTAGAAACATTTGCTAATATGGATCTCCCTAACAAATGGGTGGTGCTGGGTGAGATGGCAGAATTAGGAGATTATTCTGAAGAAGAACACTTGCATCTCATTCATTTTGCAAGCACCAAAAATTTTAATAAAGTTATTTTTATTGGAACAGCTTTTCAAAATATTCAAGAAAATGATCAACTCAAATATTTTACCACCAATGAAGATTGTAAACTTTGGCTTCAAGAAAACTGGCCTGAAAGTGCTGCCATTCTTATCAAAGGTTCTAGATCATCGCAACTTGAAAAACTTATCCGTTGA